The following proteins come from a genomic window of Carassius carassius chromosome 10, fCarCar2.1, whole genome shotgun sequence:
- the LOC132152092 gene encoding beta-1,3-galactosyltransferase 1-like translates to MPSKVSCLYLLTVVCWASALWYLSGSRPSTTYVGQMNFTPRKPLPRLSKNDTFSNIRTRTLNPHNFKFLINEPNKCKSTTPFLVLLISTNHKEFDARQAIRETWGDENMFGDIKILTLFLLGYNTEPVLNQMVEQESQIFHDILVEDFVDSYHNLTLKTLMGMRWVTSFCPNAQYIMKTDSDIFVNMDNLVFKLLRPSAKPRRRFFTGHVINGGPIRDVHSKWFMSRDLYPDSRYPPFCSGTGYVFSGDIAELIYKTSLHTRLLHLEDVYVGLCLRKLGIRPFQNGGFNHWKMSYSLCRYRKVLTVHQISPEEILRIWTDMSNKKHLKC, encoded by the coding sequence ATGCCATCCAAGGTGTCATGCTTGTATTTGCTGACTGTGGTTTGCTGGGCCAGTGCACTGTGGTATCTCAGTGGCTCTCGGCCCTCAACCACGTATGTGGGTCAGATGAACTTCACTCCTCGCAAACCGCTTCCAAGGCTCTCAAAGAACGACACGTTCAGCAATATCCGAACACGTACTCTGAACCCACACAATTTCAAGTTCCTCATAAACGAGCCCAACAAATGCAAAAGCACAACGCCCTTTCTTGTCCTCCTCATAAGCACCAACCACAAGGAGTTTGATGCCCGCCAGGCGATCCGGGAGACGTGGGGAGATGAGAACATGTTCGGCGACATTAAAATTTTGACGCTGTTTCTTCTTGGGTACAACACTGAACCTGTCCTCAACCAGATGGTGGAACAAGAGAGCCAGATCTTCCATGACATCCTAGTCGAGGACTTTGTGGATTCCTACCACAATTTGACCCTAAAGACTCTCATGGGCATGCGATGGGTGACCTCATTCTGCCCAAATGCACaatacatcatgaaaacagacaGTGATATATTTGTCAACATGGACAATTTAGTGTTTAAGCTTCTGAGACCCAGCGCCAAACCAAGGCGACGCTTTTTCACTGGTCACGTGATAAATGGAGGACCCATACGTGACGTTCACAGCAAGTGGTTCATGTCCAGAGATCTCTACCCTGATAGCAGGTACCCACCCTTTTGCTCTGGTACTGGATACGTCTTCTCTGGAGACATTGCTGAGCTGATTTATAAGACCTCCCTCCATACACGACTCCTACATCTGGAGGACGTGTATGTGGGACTGTGCCTGCGGAAACTAGGCATTCGCCCTTTCCAGAACGGTGGATTCAATCACTGGAAAATGTCCTACAGTCTCTGCCGCTACCGAAAAGTGTTAACTGTACATCAGATTTCACCAGAGGAGATACTGAGAATATGGACCGATATGTCCAATAAGAAACATCTCAAATGCTAG
- the LOC132152091 gene encoding copper-transporting ATPase 2-like, with translation MSKLSPLSNFAKFISKSSDNGPVSGEQLCMEDCKPLCCCGTEPCVCPFSQNSKDGLKEYKENGSPQESWTSEKHAFDNLAYEPEGHKLVVKESEVKIRVQGMTCQSCVRSIEERIGSLEGVVGVKVSLSDKEASLRFNPSTVTPEILRKHIEDMGFDASLLALPSQLQPSVTDWSDVTLGVEGMHCGLCVKNITETLSGVIGVNSVFVSLEKETVDLRFDPSLLTLETVKGLLEEIPPGNFRVSIPGWNSRLNSASIPPQTVTFRIEGMTCSSCVQAIEGIVSQRAGVYAIKVYLQEKKGIVTFDSSVTCPEELRAAIEDMGFEAWLDQDSAIYEVSSSSQMSRALKQSHTSKSSASEITNDKPSGSEDREICKCFVHVTGMTCASCVTNIEKNLLKHKGIKSVLVALMAGKAEVKYDPGLLDPPQIVQLISRLGFGASVMEESTVQDGVLELSVTGMTCASCVHNIESKLSRTKGILEASVALATSKAHVKFNSDLVGSRDIVRIIEGLGFGVSLIKNEGLNNTLDHQEEIQQWKHSFLFSLVFGIPVMGLMIYMMVMDSQHKEHGGSMPVDQNILPGLSIINLAFFLLCTPVQFLGGRYFYIQAFRSLRHGVANMDVLIIMATTIAYVYSFIVLIVAMIEGAKQSPLTFFDTPPMLFVFIALGRWLEHVAKSKTSEALAKLMSLQATDATIVSLGRNNTIIREEQVSVELVQRGDVVKVAPGGKFPVDGKVIEGTSMADESLITGEPMPVIKKPGSCVIAGSINAHGALLVEATHVGAETTISQIVKLVEEAQTSKAPIQQLADKLSGYFVPFIVVISVLTVITWLIIGFLDFDVVAKYFTGFNQNIPRTEVIVRFAFQASITVLSIACPCSLGLATPTAVMVGTGVGAQNGILIKGGEPLEMAHKVGAVMFDKTGTITNGVPQVTRVLVLWDRARLPLRKVLAVVGTAEASSEHPLGLAVAKHCKEELGTETLGYCHDFQAVPGCGISCKVSSIEDLLQNSPKTQETNTSAAKQTPLLVTLQGATTDESSLVADTETNSGSDSPSYSVLIGNRQWMMRNGLEVTADVDDAMSSHETKGQTAILVAIDGVLCAMLAVADTVKEESALAIHTLRSMGIEVFMITGDNRRTARAIATQVGIKKVFAEVLPSHKVAKVQELQEKGLKVAMVGDGVNDSPALAHADLGIAIGTGTDVAIEAADIVLIRNDLMDVVASIELSKKTVQRIRINFVFALIYNLVGIPIAAGVFMPVGLVLQPWMGSAAMAASSVSVVVSSLLLRLYKKTSVEEYESRAQSHRLSLSPSQVSTHVGLETRRCSPRSFHRGLDRHRRSGSGPGSSFLKLNSSHHTTTQPYSTSGRNIV, from the exons ATGAGTAAACTCAGTCCTCTCAGTAATTTTGCCAAGTTTATCTCAAAGTCGTCTGACAATGGGCCAGTCAGCGGGGAGCAGCTCTGCATGGAAGACTGCAAACCTCTGTGCTGCTGCGGGACGGAGCCATGCGTTTGTCCTTTCTCACAAAATAGTAAAGATGGACTCAAAGAATATAAG GAAAACGGAAGTCCACAGGAAAGCTGGACGTCTGAAAAACATGCTTTTGATAATCTTGCCTATGAGCCAGAGGGCCACAAACTAGTGGTCAAGGAGAGCGAGGTGAAGATCCGGGTGCAGGGAATGACCTGTCAATCATGTGTCAGATCTATTGAAGAGCGGATTGGAAGTCTTGAAGGTGTTGTTGGTGTCAAGGTGTCTTTGAGCGATAAAGAAGCCTCTTTGAGGTTTAACCCTTCAACAGTAACACCAGAAATTTTAAGAAAACATATTGAGGATATGGGGTTTGATGCTTCACTTCTGGCCTTGCCAAGTCAACTGCAGCCTTCGGTGACTGATTGGTCTGATGTAACCTTAGGTGTAGAAGGGATGCATTGCGGGTTGTGTGTGAAGAACATAACAGAGACCTTGTCGGGAGTGATAGGTGTCAACTCTGTATTCGTTTCATTGGAAAAAGAAACTGTGGACCTTAGATTCGACCCATCGCTGCTTACCCTGGAGACAGTTAAAGGGCTCTTAGAGGAGATTCCACCAGGGAATTTTAGGGTTTCCATTCCTGGTTGGAATTCTAGATTGAATTCTGCCAGTATTCCACCCCAGACTGTGACCTTCAGAATAGAAGGAATGACATGCAGCTCTTGTGTTCAAGCCATAGAGGGAATAGTGTCTCAAAGAGCCGGAGTTTATGCCATAAAAGTTTACTTACAGGAAAAGAAGGGAATTGTAACATTTGACTCCAGTGTGACTTGTCCAGAAGAACTGCGGGCGGCAATTGAGGACATGGGATTTGAAGCGTGGCTGGATCAAG ATTCTGCAATTTATGAAGTTTCATCAAGTAGTCAAATGTCAAGGGCTCTGAAACAAAGCCACACATCCAAATCTTCAGCAAGTGAAATCACCAATGACAAGCCCTCTGGTTCAGAGGACAGAGAGATATGCAAATGTTTTGTTCATGTGACAGGGATGACCTGTGCATCTTGTGTGACCAACATTGAGAAAAATCTGTTGAAACACAAAG GTATTAAATCAGTATTAGTCGCTCTGATGGCTGGGAAGGCAGAGGTGAAGTATGATCCAGGACTTCTAGACCCACCACAGATCGTCCAGCTCATCTCTCGTTTAGGGTTTGGTGCCTCAGTGATGGAAGAGAGTACAGTCCAGGATGGCGTCTTGGAGCTTTCT GTCACAGGTATGACATGTGCTTCCTGTGTCCATAACATCGAAAGCAAACTTTCGAGGACAAAAGGAATACTGGAAGCCTCTGTTGCTTTGGCGACAAGCAAAGCTCATGTGAAATTCAACTCGGATTTGGTAGGCTCTAGAGATATCGTCCGAATTATTGag GGTTTGGGTTTTGGTGtgtctttaataaaaaatgagGGATTGAACAACACACTAGACCACCAAGAGGAAATTCAGCA ATGGAAGCATTCGTTTCTGTTTAGCCTGGTGTTTGGGATCCCAGTGATGGGTCTGATGATCTACATGATGGTAATGGACAGTCAACACAAGGAGCATGGTGGTTCCATGCCTGTGGACCAGAACATTCTACCTGGTCTCTCTATAATTAACTTGGCCTTCTTCTTGCTTTGCACACCTGTTCAG TTTCTAGGTGGCCGTTACTTCTACATACAAGCGTTCCGTTCACTAAGACATGGTGTAGCCAACATGGACGTGCTCATCATCATGGCCACGACTATTGCATACGTGTATTCATTCATAGTGCTGATTGTAGCCATGATTGAAGGAGCCAAACAGAGTCCCCTGACATTTTTTGACACTCCTCCAATGCTTTTTGTGTTCATTGCTCTAGGACGCTGGTTGGAGCATGTTGCTAAG AGTAAAACATCTGAAGCTCTGGCTAAGCTCATGTCACTTCAGGCCACAGATGCCACTATAGTGTCCCTGGGCAGAAACAACACCATCATCAG AGAAGAGCAGGTTTCTGTGGAGCTGGTGCAGAGAGGCGACGTAGTAAAGGTGGCACCAGGGGGAAAGTTCCCTGTTGACGGGAAGGTCATTGAAGGCACGTCTATGGCAGATGAGTCCCTTATCACTG GGGAGCCAATGCCGGTTATTAAGAAACCAGGCAGTTGTGTGATTGCAGGCTCTATTAACGCTCATGGAGCTCTTCTAGTGGAAGCCACACATGTAGGGGCAGAGACCACAATCAGCCAGATAGTCAAACTAGTGGAAGAGGCCCAGACATCAAAG GCACCGATTCAACAGTTAGCTGACAAACTGAGTGGCTATTTTGTTCCCTTCATAGTGGTGATCTCTGTGCTGACAGTGATCACATGGCTTATCATTGGCTTTCTGGACTTTGATGTTGTGGCAAAGTATTTCACC GGTTTCAACCAAAACATTCCCCGAACAGAGGTGATCGTTCGCTTTGCCTTCCAGGCCTCCATCACGGTTCTGTCCATTGCGTGCCCCTGCTCTCTGGGTCTGGCGACCCCTACTGCTGTTATGGTGGGCACAGGGGTGGGCGCTCAGAATGGCATTCTTATAAAGGGAGGAGAACCTCTGGAGATGGCCCACAAG GTTGGGGCTGTTATGTTTGATAAGACAGGCACCATCACTAATGGTGTGCCGCAGGTGACCCGAGTACTGGTCCTGTGGGACCGAGCAAGGCTTCCTCTTCGGAAGGTTCTGGCTGTGGTGGGCACCGCTGAGGCCAGCAGTGAACACCCTCTAGGCTTGGCCGTCGCCAAACACTGCAAAGAG GAGTTGGGAACAGAAACTCTGGGCTACTGCCATGACTTCCAGGCTGTTCCTGGCTGTGGAATCAGCTGTAAAGTCTCCAGCATTGAGGATCTGCTGCAGAACAGCCCAaagacacaagaaacaaacacatcCGCAGCAAAGCAAACACCACTTCTTGTCACCCTCCAAGGAGCCACCACAGATGAGAGCAGCCTGGTGGCAGACACAGAGACTAATTCAGGGTCAG ATAGCCCTTCATACTCTGTTTTGATCGGGAATAGACAGTGGATGATGAGGAACGGTTTGGAGGTCACAGCTGATGTGGATGATGCCATGAGCAGCCATGAGACTAAAGGACAGACGGCCATACTTGTGGCCATCGACG GTGTGCTGTGTGCTATGTTAGCTGTAGCAGACACAGTGAAGGAAGAGTCGGCTCTAGCTATTCACACCCTGAGAAGTATGGGAATAGAGGTCTTCATGATCACTGGAGACAACAGACGCACAGCCCGGGCCATCGCCACACAG GTGGGCATCAAAAAGGTGTTTGCGGAAGTCTTGCCCTCCCATAAAGTGGCAAAAGTCCAGGAATTGCAGGAAAAAGGTCTGAAAGTTGCAATGGTGGGTGATGGGGTAAATGATTCGCCCGCTCTTGCCCATGCTGATCTGGGCATTGCCATAGGAACAGGCACAGATGTTGCCATTGAAGCAGCAGATATTGTCCTTATACGG AATGATTTGATGGATGTGGTGGCTAGTATCGAGCTCTCTAAAAAGACAGTGCAGAGAATCCGGATAAACTTTGTGTTTGCTCTCATTTATAACTTGGTTGGCATCCCAATTGCAGCAG GTGTGTTCATGCCGGTTGGGCTGGTTCTGCAGCCGTGGATGGGCTCTGCTGCGATGGCAGCTTCATCTGTCTCTGTTGTGGTCTCCTCTCTGCTGCTGCGACT CTACAAGAAGACATCAGTAGAAGAGTATGAGTCCAGAGCTCAGAGTCATAGGCTCAGTCTGAGTCCATCTCAGGTCAGCACCCATGTAGGACTGGAAACCCGCCGCTGTAGCCCTCGTTCATTCCACCGGGGCTTGGACAGACACAGACGGAGCGGCTCAGGCCCAGGCTCCTCCTTCCTGAAATTAAACTCCTCCCACCACACCACCACACAACCATACAGCACCTCAGGAAGGAACATTGTGTAA